A region of Oxyura jamaicensis isolate SHBP4307 breed ruddy duck chromosome 5, BPBGC_Ojam_1.0, whole genome shotgun sequence DNA encodes the following proteins:
- the CD59 gene encoding CD59 glycoprotein encodes MVKMNCILLTVCIVLVAFCSSGYALRCYHCENSPSLCKTNNTCLSTEDACLQMRFGKLRTSSCWKMSQCNVNDIAVYYQLDNFEYFCCQQDLCNESTVTAVNKAAFSVVSVMTMLWMLL; translated from the exons ATGGTCAAGATGAATTGTATCCTGTTAACCGTCTGCATCGTTCTGGTGGCTTTTTGTAGTTCAG GTTATGCCCTAAGGTGTTACCACTGTGAGAACAGCCCTTCCTTGTGCAAGACCAATAATACTTGCTTATCAACTGAAGATGCTTGCTTGCAGATGAGATTTG gtAAACTGAGAACGTCCTCTTGCTGGAAGATGTCCCAGTGCAATGTGAATGATATTGCTGTATACTACCAGTTGGATAATTTTGAATACTTTTGCTGCCAACAAGACTTGTGCAATGAGAGCACAGTTACTGCAGTTAACAAAGCAGCTTTCAGTGTTGTCTCTGTAATGACCATGTTATGGATGCTTCTGTAA